Part of the Burkholderia humptydooensis genome, GTGCGGCAGACGCTTAAGTTTCGTTTAGGGCATCAGGTGATTACGGTCAGCTTCGCGCTGGTCCAGACTACAGCGATGGCCGCGGCGAGCGCGAGGTAAGGTAGGATGCCAGCGCGCGGGTGCCTGAGTTCGATATCGCATCGCATCGACTCCGGGAAGCGCCCCTTGTCCTGTACGTAGTGGCGATAGCAGAACACCGGCACGATCAACAGCATGGCGATCAGGCCGTTTCGTAAGGTATTTTCGCCTTGAAAGTTCGCGCCCGCGCCCACAAAAACCAAATCGATGAAACCGCACAACGCGCCCAACCCGAGCACCCAGTTACTGCAGCGATACGGACGCGGCCAGTCGGCGCGATCGAGCCGGTGAATCCAGCCGGACTGCAAGTTCAAGAACACGAAGATCATGTAGCAAACGTTCGAGAGCGAGAGCACCGTCATGTAGTCCGACATCAATAACAGCACCACGTTGAACGCGAGGTCGGTCCACATAGCCCGCGTAGGTGCACCGTGCTCGTTCACATGCGAGAGGTACTTTGGCAGCCAGCCATCGACGGACGCCTGATAGAGCGTACGCGACGAACCCATCATCGAGGTCATCACGAGCAGCAGGATCGACAGCACCATCATCACAACTATGACGTTGAACACCACCGCGCCGCCGTGAACGAAGCCCGCCATCACCGCGCCCACGCCCGAGCCATCGACCACGCTGGTCGCCAGCATTCCCTTCAGGCCGAGTTCGCCCTGGAACGCGATGGGCACCAGCACGAACATGAATAGGCACAACAGGCCGGAGCTGAAGATCGCCTTGAAGGTGTCCTTCTTCGGGTCACGAAATTCCCGCGTGTAGCACACGGCCGTCTCGAACGCGAAGGTCGACCAGCAAGCAAGAAACATCGCCCCCATCGCCGTGCTGATTCCCGCCGCGTTCCAGTGGCCCATCACAGCGGCGCCCGTCGCGTCGTGCGTAAGCGGTAGCATCGGCAGAAAGTTGGTCGAGGGCATGTCGCCCGTGAACATCGGCACGAGCGAGACGAGCACCAATGGCGCGAGCGAGGCGATGCCGAGGATGCGTTGCGTGCGGGCCGCAGCCGAAGCGCCTGCGTGCTGGAGTTTGAATGTGATCAGCAGAAAAGCCAGCGCGAGCACGAAGGTCGCGTTGATACGCAGCGTAAGCCCCTTGCTGATAAAACTCAGGTCGAGCAGCGTGAGGTGCCACGTGTTGATCGCCGCGGTGGCCGGAAACAAACAACTGAGCGTGTAGCCAGCCGCGAGGCTCGTACCAAGCGCGAGCCCCGGTGACCAGGCCAGCCAGTTGCACCAAACCGACACCGGCGCTACGAACTTACTGTAACGCACCCAGCCCAGCGCGCCATACACCGAAGCGCCGCCGGACTTGTGTGGATAGAGGCCCGAAATTTCGGCGTAGGTAAAACACTGCACGAAACCAATCAGGATCGCCACGACCCAGATGAACCATGCAGGCTGGCCGATCGTCGCGGCCACGCCGCCGATCGTGAAGAGCACGCTCACGGGTACACCGCTCGTGACCCAGAACGCGTCTTTCCAGGTGAGGTTGCGATGCAGTTCGTGGGTAAGCGCCCCCGTGTCCGCCGAAGCATTGGCACTTTGCGGCGCGCTCGCCATAAGTTCGTCATGCGCGTTCATCGCGGTGCTCCCGGTTGCGCAGTCAACCGTGCGGTACAGCCTTCAACGAAGGCTTGAAGGGTTGCGCGGGTGGCCGGTGTGTGTCGTCCCGCCCGCGGGCCATCGAGGCAGAAGCCGCTCGCCAAGGCGCGGCCGGAATACGTCGTACGCATGGAATCTCTCTCGTGTCGGGGTTAAACGGCGGCTAGCACGCGATGAGTGGATCCTAAGCTCTCAAATTGCGCATGTGTATACTTTTTAACCCCTATAACTTCATATTGCGCATCCATGAAAGACGTTTACACAACTATGCGCAAAATACGTGCGTAACGCACTGTGTTTGCGCAGGACTGTCCTACGGGTCAACAGGACGACGTGAAGAGCGGTGCGACAAGGCGTGCACCGTCAAGCGGAGAGGGAGAAATCGGGGGAAAGGGATGGCGACGCCTCTCGAAGCTCCGGCGACATGCACCAGATCGAGGCGCTTGATGCTACGCAACGCGCGAAATCAAGTCGTCTTTTTTGCGCAACATGAGGCAAAGGCCGTTTTTTTTGGCGACACAATGCAGCATGCGCTATCTGACTTACTCGGTTTCCGGCTCGGGCGGCGGCAGCGTAAAGCGAATCTTGTGGACTTTGACCTCGTGCACCATGCGCACTTCGCGTACCCCGGGCATCCCGCGAATGCGTTGCTGGAGCACAAAGAGTTCTTCGTCGTCGCGGCACAGCACTTGGACACACAGATCTGCGTCGCCGAGGATGGTCGAGAGATAGACTACCTCGGACCAGCGACCAAGGTGATCGACAGTGCGATCGTGATCCCGCGGATCGACCTCGACGAATAACACTGCGAGCTTAGCTCGACCGAGCTTCCAAGGATTCGTGAAGGCCAGGATCTGCACGATGCCCGAATCCTGGAGTCGCTTGATTCGCGTGCGTACCGTCGCTTCCGGCACGTTGACGTTGCGCGCGATCTCGCGGAACGCGCGCCGTCCGTCGTCCTGTAGCTCACGGACGATCTGGTAATCGAGGGCGTCAAGTATCGAATTCGGCATGGTCATGGGGTTCGGTGGAGGCGCGGCACTTCTGATGCGCAAAATTGAGCGAAGAATTCTAACGCATTGCAAAGCACAAACTTCCTTCGAAGATTGAATGCGCAAATTCACCGCGCCTTTCGTGGAACGAGCATCAACAGCAAGAGTAACGAGATGCCATGCTCGCGGCCCCCACCCGTCGATGTCGGGTGACCCTAGCCCACAAAACTGTCGCATTTAAAAATGGAAAATTCCCGCATGACGTTGTCGTCGGGACCAGGAGGTTGTTCACGCAGAACTGATCCCTGAGCCGGGGTCACATTGAGGCTCCCCGGGCATGCTCAATAAACGCCGAAAGCGGTTTGTCGGTGCATTCCTCGCACACGCCGGAGAACGATTTGACGGTCCTGCTAGCTTCGTTAGTCCGGTGTGGAGGGTCCGCAGAGCGCGCGAAGATCTAGCGTCGCGCAACACAAACAGGAGATGCAAAATGCCTAAGAAAATCGATACACATCATCACATCGTGCCGCCGTCATTCGCAGCGTGGCTGGAAAGTCGCGGCATCACGGCGGGAGGTCTTCCGATCCCGCACTGGAGCGAAGAAGGAGCGCTCGAGCTGATGGAAGCGGAGGGTACGGCTACAGGCATTTTCTCGGTATCGACACCTGGGGTTCATCTTGGCGATGACATCGAGGCACGCGAGAAGGCACGGGAGGTCAATGAATTCACTGCCGGCGTTGTCTCGCGACACCCCGGCCGCTTCGGGTTCTTCGCGACCCTGACGCTACCGGATGTCGAAGGCGCCATCGCGGAGGCGACCTATGCGATGGATACACTCCGTGCGGACGGCGTGGTGCTGATCAGTAGTGTACGGGGCACGTACTTGGGTGACGAATCCTGGGCACCGCTGTTCGACGAACTGAACCGCCGTCAGGCAGTCGTCTTCATCCACCCGGGCGATCTACCCTGTGACCCGGTGGCCGGGATTCCGCCGTATGTGGCAGACTTTCTTCTAGACACGACGCGCGCGGCGATCAACATTGCGAAAGCGGGTTGGCTCGAGCGCTTTC contains:
- a CDS encoding APC family permease, producing the protein MASAPQSANASADTGALTHELHRNLTWKDAFWVTSGVPVSVLFTIGGVAATIGQPAWFIWVVAILIGFVQCFTYAEISGLYPHKSGGASVYGALGWVRYSKFVAPVSVWCNWLAWSPGLALGTSLAAGYTLSCLFPATAAINTWHLTLLDLSFISKGLTLRINATFVLALAFLLITFKLQHAGASAAARTQRILGIASLAPLVLVSLVPMFTGDMPSTNFLPMLPLTHDATGAAVMGHWNAAGISTAMGAMFLACWSTFAFETAVCYTREFRDPKKDTFKAIFSSGLLCLFMFVLVPIAFQGELGLKGMLATSVVDGSGVGAVMAGFVHGGAVVFNVIVVMMVLSILLLVMTSMMGSSRTLYQASVDGWLPKYLSHVNEHGAPTRAMWTDLAFNVVLLLMSDYMTVLSLSNVCYMIFVFLNLQSGWIHRLDRADWPRPYRCSNWVLGLGALCGFIDLVFVGAGANFQGENTLRNGLIAMLLIVPVFCYRHYVQDKGRFPESMRCDIELRHPRAGILPYLALAAAIAVVWTSAKLTVIT
- a CDS encoding Lrp/AsnC family transcriptional regulator → MTMPNSILDALDYQIVRELQDDGRRAFREIARNVNVPEATVRTRIKRLQDSGIVQILAFTNPWKLGRAKLAVLFVEVDPRDHDRTVDHLGRWSEVVYLSTILGDADLCVQVLCRDDEELFVLQQRIRGMPGVREVRMVHEVKVHKIRFTLPPPEPETE
- a CDS encoding amidohydrolase family protein, encoding MPKKIDTHHHIVPPSFAAWLESRGITAGGLPIPHWSEEGALELMEAEGTATGIFSVSTPGVHLGDDIEAREKAREVNEFTAGVVSRHPGRFGFFATLTLPDVEGAIAEATYAMDTLRADGVVLISSVRGTYLGDESWAPLFDELNRRQAVVFIHPGDLPCDPVAGIPPYVADFLLDTTRAAINIAKAGWLERFPDVKFVLSHAGGFVPYAAQRIARVVSPDNSNEGGLARLRRFYFDTALSSSPYALPALLAFADPSRITFGSDWPYANKDRSVDFTRMLEAFPLTDAQRQAIYRGNAERLFPRLAAG